One Nocardia huaxiensis genomic window, GGCGGATGCGCGCCGATGCGCCCCCACTGAGGATATGCCCACCCCGATTCGCCCGTGGGCACACCTACCACTGCGCGGGCACATCCACTCGTGACGACTCGTCCTCTCGCGAGAATATTCCTTCTTCGGCCAGTGCCGCAGCCCATAGTTCCGCGTACACCCCGCGTTTCGATAGCAATTCGGCATGGGTGCCGATTTCGGCTATGCGACCGTGCGCGACCACGGCGATTCGATCGGCCTGCGCGGCCGTCGCCAAACGGTGCGCCACGATGACGGCGGTCCGGCCCTGCGTCACCGATTCGTTCGCCACCAGGACCGAGGCTTCGGCGGCCGGATCCAGCACGGCGGTGGCCTCATCCAGCAGCAACAGGTCGGGGTGCACGATTTCGGCGCGGGCCAGCGCGACCAGCTGCCGCTGCCCGGCGGACAGCCCGCGACCGCGTTCGCCGACGGGGTGCCGCAGGCCGCCGGGCAGGGTGTCGAGGGTGTCGAGAGCACCGACCGCATAGGCCGCGTCCGCGATTTGTGAGGTTGTGGCGAAAGGTTTGCCAAATGCAATGTTGCTCGCCACGTCCCCGGCGAAGAGGTGAGCTTCCTGCGGGACCACGCCGAGCCGGGCACGGTAGTCGGCGAGGCGGTAGTCGCGGATATCGACGCCGTCCACGCGGATCGCGCCGGTGGGGTGGGACGTGTTCTCGTCGCGGGGCATGTCGTAGAGGCGTGCCAGGAGTTTGACAATGGTCGATTTCCCCGCGCCGGTCGCGCCGACCAGAGCCAGCGATGTGCCCGCGGGGATGCGCAGGGTGACACCGTCCAGCGCGGGCGTGCGGGTACCGGGGTAGTGGAAGCGCACATTGTCGAAGACGACCTCGCCGCGCAGTGCGCCGTCGATCGGCTTGGCGTCCACCGGGTCCGGGACGATCGACGACGGGGTGCGCAGCAGTTCCGCGATCCGGCGCAGGCCGACCGCCGCCTGCTGATATCCGTCGAACAGCTGCGACAGCTGGTAGATCGGGCCGAACAGCAATTCCAGATACAACACGAAGGCGATGAGCGTGCCCGCCGTGGTGGTGCCGCCCGCGACCTCCTTCGCACCCCAGAACACCACGCCGGCCAGTGCGATATCCGCCCACATGCCCACGAAGGCGAAGAACACCGCGATGGCGCGCTGGGCCCGCATCCGGCTCACGCGGTAGCGGTCGGAGTATGCGGCGAACCGTTCCGCCGAGACCTGCTCGTGCCGATTGGCCTGCAGCGCACGCAGTCCCGCGACATTCTCGGCGAAATCGGCGTTGACCGTTCCCGAATGCTCGCGCGATTCGCTGTAGGCGGCATTGGACACCTTGCGGAAGATCCAGATGGCGATGATCAGCAGCGGCAGCAGAAGCAGCACGACCATGGCCAGCCGCGCGTCGATCACGACCAGCGCCACCATGATTCCGGCCACCATGAGCAGGCTGACCAGGGCTTCCGGCAGTCCGGTCTGCAAGAAGGTGGACAGGGCATCGATGTCGGTGGTCATCCGGGTCATGATGCGGCCGGACAGTTCTCGCTCGTAGTAGTCGAGTCCCAGGCGTTGCAGGTGGGCGTAACTGCGTACCCGCAGCCCGTACAGGACACGTTCGCCGGCGCGGGCGCCCCACAGCAGGGCGGTCGACGCGACGATCCAGCCGAGCCCGGCCAGCAGTCCGCCGATGATCGCCGCCCGGGTCAGCGCGGCGCTGTCGGACCGGCTCACACCCGAGTCGATGGCATAGCGCACGATCGTCGGAAAACCCACTCCGACAAGGGCATCCACGGCCAGCAGGGCCACCGCCAGTACGACCAGCCAGCGCACGGTCCGCAGTAGTTTCGGCAGCCGGAAGCCCGGATCGGGGGCCCGCAGCGGTTCGTCGTCCACCTCGGGTTGTTCGGTGGCGGCGGGCAAGGTGGTCAGCGCCTTGCGCACTTCGGCGGGAGTGTCGCGATCCAGGAGTTCCGCGGCCCTCGGATCGGCTGCCGGGGTGTGTGCCTCGTTCGCCGAATGCGCGGATCCGCCGCTGGCGGGGGCGTTCCGGCGCGGTTCACCCGGAGCGCGTACCAAGGAGGTATGGGCTTGGGTGACCATCCGCAGCGGACGCCGTTCTACGGCGTGCTCATGCTGCTGGCTGTCATGGGGCTCGGATTGCTGGTACGTGACGTGCCCATTGTGTGGCTGCGCCTGGTGCTGTTCGCCGGTCTGTTCGTGGTGGCCGCGGCCGGGTTCGTCATGACCTTCCGGGACTACTCCCGCTGATTCCGGGCCGGGCAGCCGGATGACCCGGTCCGCATGGGCCAGGGTCGATTCGCGGTGCGCGAGGATGAGGGTGGTGCGGCCGGCATCGGTGGGCAGCGCGTCGAAGATGGCGGCCTCGGTGAGCGCGTCCACCGCGGAGGTGGCGTCGTCCAGCACGAGGACGCGCGGATCGGCGAGCAGGGCGCGGGCCAGGGCGATGCGCTGACGCTGACCGCCGGAGAGGGTGAGACCGCGTTCGCCGACCACCGTGTCGTAGCCGTCGGGCAGGGCCTCGATGAACTCGTCGGCGGCGGCCTGCCGTGCGGCGGTGCGGATTTCGAGCTCGGTGGCGTTTCGGCGGCCGAGCGCGATATTGGCGGTGATGGTGTCGGACAGCAGGAAGGCGTCATCGAACACCACGCCCACGGCGGCGCGCAGATCAGCGGCCCGCAGGTCGGCGATGTCGGCTCGGGAATCGTTGTTGTACAGGGTGATTCGGCCCGCGTCCGGGCTGAAGAAGCGGGGGAGCAGCAGCGAGAGCGTGGACTTCCCGGAACCGGCGGGGCCGATGACGGCGACCGTCTCGCCGGGAACGACCTTCAGGTCGAAGTCGCGCAGAACGGGGCGATCGTCGTCGAATCCGAAAGTGAGCGAGCTGATTTCGATGCCGAGCGGGCCCGCGGGCAGATCCACCGGGTGTTCCGGATCGATGCGCTCGGGCGCACTGTCGATGACCTGGTGCACGCGTTCGGCGGCAGCGCGAGTCAGCTGCGCCATCACCACCACCATGGAGACGGTGCGGGTGGCATTGGACATGGTCGACACGTAGGCGGCGAATGCCAGGAACGTGCCCACCCCGATGGACCCGTGCAGCGCCAGCACGCCGCCCATGGTGATGACGGCGATCAGCGCCGCCTGCGGGATCGTGGACAGCGTCGGCCCGAACCGCGCGTCGATGCGGGCGGCCCGCATGCGCTCGGAGAACAGCCGTCGCGCATGCCCTTCCAGCACATCCACCATGCGGGCTTCCTGCCCGAAGCCCTTCACCACGCGCACGCCGGTGACGGTCTCCTCGACATGCTGGGCCAGATCCGCGCCGCGCTGCTGCGCCGACCAGGTGGCCGCGTACAGCCGGGGGCGCACCCGGTACACGACCAGCGCCATCACCGGAACCATGAGCAAGGCGGTGAGAGCCAGCGGCGGAGACAGCCACACCATGACGACCGCCGACAACACGAACTGCAAGGCCGCCAGCAGCGACCACGGCCCCATGGCCAGCAGCCCCTGCACCAGATTCAGATCCGAGATGGACCGCGACACCACCTGTCCGGTCCGCAGTTCGTCCTGCCCCGGCCCGTCCATGCGATGCAGTGCCCGCAGCAGATCCACCCGCAGTTCGTGCTGCACATCCAGCGCCAGCCGCCCGGCCAGCATGCGCCGCCCGAAACTGGAGATCGCCCGGCCGACGGCGACCGCCACCAGCAACCACGCCATGGTCGTGATGATCGCCGTATCCCCCGCGACGGCCCCGTCCAGCGCCCGTTTGGCCAGCAGTGGTGAAACCACCGTGACCACCGCGCCCAGCATCACCACCAGCGCCAGCCCCGCCAGCAATCCGGGATGTTCCCGGCACCGCTCCCACAATCGCCGCAGCCAGCCCCGCGTGGTCACATCCGCCGCCGGGCCGCTCATCCTCTGCACAGTCTCGATCACAGTCATCCCCAATCGAAGGTAACTACCGCCACCGACAGTGATTTGTTCCCGCAGGTCAGTTGCGATGGGTGACCCCACACCCCAACTCGCCGCCGCACAGCCCTGATCCAGGTTGCGGGGCGGCGAGCCGGGGTGTGGGGTTGTGTTGGGCGGGGTGGCGTGATCGGCTGGGGGGATGCCGATTCAGCGTTTGAACCATGCCGTTCTGTTCGTCTCCGATGTGGAGCGATCGGCGGCCTTCTATGGTGAGGTGCTCGGGTTCCGGCGGTTGCCGGGTGGGTTTCCGGGGGCGGTGTTCCTGCAGGCGGAGGGGTCGGCCAATGATCACGATCTAGGGCTGTTCCAATCGCCGGATCCCGCGACGCCGGCGCGGACGGGGCGGGTGGGGTTGTATCACCTGGCCTGGGAGGTGGATACCCTCGCCGAGTTGCAGCGGATCAGTGAAACCCTGCGTGCGGCAGGGGCTCTCACCGGAGCCTCGGATCACGGGTCGACGAAGGCGCTGTACGCGGCGGATCCGGATGGGATCGAATTCGAGGTGTGCTGGCTGGTGCCGGATGCTGCCGTGGAGGCGGAGCTGGCGGGTATGGCGTCACCGAGCAGTCCGCTCGATCTGCCCGGTTTGATCGCGAAATACGGTGCGGAGACGCCGGGTG contains:
- a CDS encoding ABC transporter ATP-binding protein produces the protein MSGPAADVTTRGWLRRLWERCREHPGLLAGLALVVMLGAVVTVVSPLLAKRALDGAVAGDTAIITTMAWLLVAVAVGRAISSFGRRMLAGRLALDVQHELRVDLLRALHRMDGPGQDELRTGQVVSRSISDLNLVQGLLAMGPWSLLAALQFVLSAVVMVWLSPPLALTALLMVPVMALVVYRVRPRLYAATWSAQQRGADLAQHVEETVTGVRVVKGFGQEARMVDVLEGHARRLFSERMRAARIDARFGPTLSTIPQAALIAVITMGGVLALHGSIGVGTFLAFAAYVSTMSNATRTVSMVVVMAQLTRAAAERVHQVIDSAPERIDPEHPVDLPAGPLGIEISSLTFGFDDDRPVLRDFDLKVVPGETVAVIGPAGSGKSTLSLLLPRFFSPDAGRITLYNNDSRADIADLRAADLRAAVGVVFDDAFLLSDTITANIALGRRNATELEIRTAARQAAADEFIEALPDGYDTVVGERGLTLSGGQRQRIALARALLADPRVLVLDDATSAVDALTEAAIFDALPTDAGRTTLILAHRESTLAHADRVIRLPGPESAGVVPEGHDEPGRGHHEQTGEQHQAQPHNGHVTYQQSEPHDSQQHEHAVERRPLRMVTQAHTSLVRAPGEPRRNAPASGGSAHSANEAHTPAADPRAAELLDRDTPAEVRKALTTLPAATEQPEVDDEPLRAPDPGFRLPKLLRTVRWLVVLAVALLAVDALVGVGFPTIVRYAIDSGVSRSDSAALTRAAIIGGLLAGLGWIVASTALLWGARAGERVLYGLRVRSYAHLQRLGLDYYERELSGRIMTRMTTDIDALSTFLQTGLPEALVSLLMVAGIMVALVVIDARLAMVVLLLLPLLIIAIWIFRKVSNAAYSESREHSGTVNADFAENVAGLRALQANRHEQVSAERFAAYSDRYRVSRMRAQRAIAVFFAFVGMWADIALAGVVFWGAKEVAGGTTTAGTLIAFVLYLELLFGPIYQLSQLFDGYQQAAVGLRRIAELLRTPSSIVPDPVDAKPIDGALRGEVVFDNVRFHYPGTRTPALDGVTLRIPAGTSLALVGATGAGKSTIVKLLARLYDMPRDENTSHPTGAIRVDGVDIRDYRLADYRARLGVVPQEAHLFAGDVASNIAFGKPFATTSQIADAAYAVGALDTLDTLPGGLRHPVGERGRGLSAGQRQLVALARAEIVHPDLLLLDEATAVLDPAAEASVLVANESVTQGRTAVIVAHRLATAAQADRIAVVAHGRIAEIGTHAELLSKRGVYAELWAAALAEEGIFSREDESSRVDVPAQW
- a CDS encoding VOC family protein; amino-acid sequence: MPIQRLNHAVLFVSDVERSAAFYGEVLGFRRLPGGFPGAVFLQAEGSANDHDLGLFQSPDPATPARTGRVGLYHLAWEVDTLAELQRISETLRAAGALTGASDHGSTKALYAADPDGIEFEVCWLVPDAAVEAELAGMASPSSPLDLPGLIAKYGAETPGGPRTDHEVWRRLFADRG